CCCTTGTCTCTCATAGATCAACCTACCCCGTAACTATACGGCCACCAGATCACGCCTGGCCCTGCCAAGATACTGTTGCTGTTTGCGCTTGCATTTTTGGTTCTAGTCCCAAGACAACAagccctgcctgcctgcctgcgccCCCAGACTGGATCTGACCGGGTCTTACTGACTTTGACGTTACGGTGCTTAAACTGCTGTACTGTACAGCAGTACCTACGTGGTTTAGGAGCAGTACAGCAGTTTGGTCACTCTCATCACCAAGTCCTCGGTTCCATCTCTCCtcgttctcttttttttttttttttttttttttttttttttttgttttgtgacTGGCACTGGCACTATCTTACTGGAACCAACCTGGTCTACGCCATCCGCCCGTTTATTGTACCACTGATTTCATAACGGCAAATAATCCCACGACTCCATCACCTCACTTCTTTCCCCGCATCGCCAGCCATATCTGTTACCTAACAACTTGGGCTTCTGACTAATAAGAAAAGAGCTTTTTTTCACCACCCTCACACTTGTTTTTCCTTTCGTCTGAGCACCACCCTTCTGCGAAACAGGTAGGGACACAATAGCTCGAACCAGGGACCGGGACCGGGCCCTCGTGCGTTCAGACTGTGGCAATTATCCATCACCCCAATTTTCCGCACccagggaagaaaaaagaaaagaaaagtaacaGCAAGGTACTCTGCAGGGCTAGGGTGCTTGATCATTCATCGGACCGAGCCTTGGCCAGTAGACGTACATCGGAAGTCTCCAGTTACCAAGACCCTTGACTCTCAAGGTCCTCCTGACCTTCAGAGAAAAAAGTACATAATCATGGCTGCCGACGGCTCGAGACGTTCCAGCCCTGAGCGGGCTGGATCATTCTCTTCCATCAGAGAGAGCAGCTCAGACTTGGCCCAAACATTTACACATACCAAGGTCTCTTCGTACATTGCAGACACAGACGAAGTTGCTGTTGAGGACGAATCTCCCGAACCTGGTAACATGGTCGACGTACAATACTTCCCGGCGATCTCCCATCGCGAAAGCAACCTCAGTGGTAATTGGTTCCCTGCCGACAGCTTCAAGGGCTGGAAGCAGATCAACGTCAAGGGGAAACTTGCCAGTAAGAGCTTTGGTGATCTACAGACTTTGGATGGCGCATGGAATAAGGCTCCCCTAGTCCTGAAGAAGGATGGCCCCAAGGCGAGAACCCCAGGCGATGCTCCcatcgagaagctgcccatCGAGATCCTGAGTAGGTGACCTACCCCGGGTGTGAACCGATTAACCTCTGACAGACCCTGTGCCGAATTGCTGGACCGAGAGATGGAGAGCCAAGAAACACATAGGAGTAGGAGGCTCACCACATTCCAAGAAGCAATGAGGTGGTGGTGAATGCTCAGACGGTGCGACCAACTTCCCCTTGTGTGGACCTTGCCGCTGACCCATCTCACAGACTCCATCATAGGCCTGCTTGTGCTAGACCTTCCTCCGAATGGTGACAGGCGCAATGTAGACTTGATCTCGCTGCTGTTGACGTCCAAGACGCTTCATACCGCAACCCTCAACTCACTGTACCACAAGATCACCATCCCTCACTCAAAAATCTTTCACAAATTCTTGACCCACGTCAAGGCACACCCCGCTCTCGGCACCATGGTCCGTCGAATCGACTTCTCTCACTTGAACCCGGATCTCCTTTTCTCCACCGCCAGCGAGCGGTCGCAGGCTCAGTACTTGACCAAGGATACTCTGTTGCAGTGTTTGGAGCTCACACCGCACCTCCAAGAGTTTTTAGCTCAGGACAAGGTAGATGTCGATCTCGATGCTGCAGTCCTGCGCAAGCTATTCTTTGGATTGCCAAGGCTCCAGGCAGTTGACTTTTGCGGCTCAACCTCGACGTTTTTCACCAATGAATTTACAGAGGTGGCCAAGTCAGAGGATTGGCCTGAGAGGCTACCGCAGCTGAAAAGAGTCTCTTTTCACAAGTGCGAGAGGCTACCGTCTTCTGTATTCGAGGTTCTCTTGCCAAAACTGACGACAGTAACCCACCTCGACGTTGCTGGCACCCGCATCACAAACGATGCACTCGATAGCATCCCTCGCACAGCCAGCATCACCCATCTCAACCTAGCCAAATGCAAATTCTTGAAGGCTGACCGTGTCATCAGCTTCTTGAAGGAGCATCCGGCGGTCCAGGAGCTCCAATTTTTGAGTGTTGGCACCGATGCCAAAACGCACCAATTGTTCGACGAGGATTCTCTCTCAGAGCTGATACCCATATTGCCCAAGACGCTCAAGTCATTGAGTCTAAAGGGGAGCAGGATGAACAAGACGCACCTCAAACTCCTTCTGCCACTGACCAAGTATCTCGAGGAACTTGCACTTGGCCGCTCACTCAGGCTCATGGACATCCAACAGCTGTTCATGCCCCCTGAGGAGGCCGATTTGGAGGAACAGCTCGCGTGGGTGCCACATACGATCAAGTATCTAGACCTCTCAGACATGTGGGGCAACGAGGTTGAGAGCTCAGTCCTCTTCAACGACTCGCTTTTGCTTAAAACGGCAACAGAGCCCCTGGCCGTCATTGAGTTTGAGGCCAAAGTATTCAACCGAGTCAAGAACTCCAAGGGCGCGCTTACACGCTGGGGCTGGCGGACGAGTGAAATCTCGGCCCGGTCGTGGCTTGTTCGTATGAGCAGCGACGGTGACGACGGCTCAAGGAGCTGGAAAATGGGCGCCAGATACTGGGGCATGCGCAAGATCCCAGTAGCCGTCTCCGAGGTCGGCGGCATCTACGGTTCGTTCATGTTTGGACGCAACTTGTAGGGCCTTGTCGTATCCTCCCCTATGCGCCTTAATATTGCATCATTTCAGCGTTTTTACCAAAGCTGTCTTTTCTGGCTAGGCTCACGTTGGGCGTTGGTATTTCGTGTTGCTtgctcttttctcttttctctctcctcTCCCTCTCCTGTCATGATtttttgagtttttttttcttttcttttcttttttcttttttttttttgcgtttgTATTGCATCGTTTGGAGTTTGACGGGTATGACTTTGCTATAAAATCACTAGAAAAAGTTCATGGTGTATGGGCATTATCGGAGCGGTATTGACGgggaaattaaaatattgATGTACGGTAACGATGGATTAGGCATACGCCCATAATATTTACAGGGCCATTATGAACATGCGAGCATTTGTTGATTGCGATATGTTGTGTTGGTCCCGGTAGACATGGCACAATTAACTACGTTTGATTGATCAGCATAGCAGCAAGGCTTCTTTCGGCCTTGCTTTTACTTTTATTTTCTGCTTTGCTTTTTGTATGTACGGTGCAAGCAAGATGTCGTCACTTTCAGCAATTTGATTAAGTACTATTTTAGGTCAATTTAGAAAGCTGCACGCCCAGTTCATGATTGGATTTCTTGTAGAAGGACTCTCTTTTACGTCAAGTTGTTTGCAGGTATCAGCAATTGGCAATGTTAGACCTAGAAAGAAGTTTTATCGGGAATGAAGACTTCCAAACAGGCAATTGAGCACTGGTGGCGTAGTAATTTGCTCAGCCACAATTGCAAGGACTGTTCCCGTTTTTGCAGCCTCAGGCACTACATAGCTCCACCGGGCCTGCCAACATTACGTGCACATCAAGGCAGCTTGGATTCCGAGGTCGAGACGTGACCCAAGTCACTCCAAAGACACATCTAAACCATCACCAAGCAGTCGAGGAGCTGCAGCGCTATCAAAATGGCGCACACAGGGGATACTCCATTCCGCTCTGCGGAGATGAGTATGGTGCAGCTTTACATTTCCAACGAAATTGGCAGAGAGGTCGTGAATGCACTCGGAGAGGTTGGCTTGGTCCAGTTTCGCGATGTATGTCGTCTTTTCTCCCATCTCCAACCCAGGCGCCGGCAACACATATGCTAACCCAGGGTCAACGCACAGCTCAATGGCGATCTCAGCGCCTTCCAAAGGGCCTTCACTCAGGAAATTCGCAGGCTGGATAATGTCGAACGACAGCTACGTAAGGAGCTCCCCGACCCGCTGCATCCCCGGGAATCCGAGAATCCACCGAGTCGCTAACCTTGGCGCCCGCAATGCAATACAGGATACTTCCACGCGCAGATGGAGAAGGCTGGCATTCCGTTGAGGAAGCTTGACCTTGATGTCGAATCACTGGCCCCGCCAAGCACGTCCGAGATCGACGAGCTCGCCGATCGAAGCCAGAGCCTGGAGCAGCGCATCTCTCAGCTCAACGACAGCTATGAGACGTTGAAGAAGCGTGAGGTTGAGCTCACCGAGTGGCGATGGGTTCTTAGGGAGGCCGGCGGCTTCTTCGACCGCGCCCACGGCAACGTCGAGGAGATCCGGGCGTCgaccgaggacgacgatgccCCGTTGCTCCAGGACGTCGAACAGCACAACCAGGGGGGTGATGTCGAGCGATCCTTTTCAGGAATGAACATCGGTTTCGTTGCAGGCGTCATTGCCCGCGAGCGCGTTGCTGCCTTTGAGCGTATCCTTTGGCGCACCCTTCGTGGCAACTTGTACATGAACCAGTCCGAGATCCCCGAGCCGCTTGTCGACCCGAGCAACAACGAGCCGATACAGAAGAACGTTTTTGTCATCTTTGCCCACGGAAAGGAGATCTTGGCCAAGGTCAGAAAGATTTCGGAGTCTATGGGGGCCGAGGTCTACAACGTCGACGAGAACAGCGACCTCCGTCGGGACCAGGTCTTTGAGGTCAATGCTCGCCTCAATGATGTGCAGAACGTCCTCAAGAACACCCAGCAGACACTGGATGCAGAGCTCACTCAGATCTCGCAGTCCCTTGCAGCCTGGATGGTACTCATCAACAAGGAGAAGGCTGTCTACAATACACTCAACCTCTTCTCGTACGATCGCGCCCGCCGCACGCTCATCGCCGAGGGCTGGTGCCCCAAGAACGATCTGCCTCTGATCCGCACAACCCTGCAGGATGTGACCAACCGGGCTGGCCTTTCGGTGCCTTCCATCATCAACGAGATTAGGACGAACAAGAAGCCGCCGACCTACCTCAAGACCAACAAGTTCACCGAGGCGTTCCAAACCATTGTTAATGCCTATGGTACTGCCACCTACCAGGAAGTCAACCCCGCCCTCCCAGTCATCGTCAC
This DNA window, taken from Pyricularia oryzae 70-15 chromosome 6, whole genome shotgun sequence, encodes the following:
- a CDS encoding leucine Rich Repeat domain-containing protein; protein product: MAADGSRRSSPERAGSFSSIRESSSDLAQTFTHTKVSSYIADTDEVAVEDESPEPGNMVDVQYFPAISHRESNLSGNWFPADSFKGWKQINVKGKLASKSFGDLQTLDGAWNKAPLVLKKDGPKARTPGDAPIEKLPIEILNSIIGLLVLDLPPNGDRRNVDLISLLLTSKTLHTATLNSLYHKITIPHSKIFHKFLTHVKAHPALGTMVRRIDFSHLNPDLLFSTASERSQAQYLTKDTLLQCLELTPHLQEFLAQDKVDVDLDAAVLRKLFFGLPRLQAVDFCGSTSTFFTNEFTEVAKSEDWPERLPQLKRVSFHKCERLPSSVFEVLLPKLTTVTHLDVAGTRITNDALDSIPRTASITHLNLAKCKFLKADRVISFLKEHPAVQELQFLSVGTDAKTHQLFDEDSLSELIPILPKTLKSLSLKGSRMNKTHLKLLLPLTKYLEELALGRSLRLMDIQQLFMPPEEADLEEQLAWVPHTIKYLDLSDMWGNEVESSVLFNDSLLLKTATEPLAVIEFEAKVFNRVKNSKGALTRWGWRTSEISARSWLVRMSSDGDDGSRSWKMGARYWGMRKIPVAVSEVGGIYGSFMFGRNL